Within the Paraburkholderia flagellata genome, the region TCCGGAAGATCACACCAGGTGGCACTGTCTCGACCGTTGCAGGTTCGTCCGTCGAGGGTAGCGCTGATGGTACGGGCACGGCGGCGAGCTTTAGTGAGCCGGTTGACGTGGCGGTCGATGCGAGCGGCAACATCTTCGTTGCCGACGGCGGGAACAGCGCCATCCGCAAGATCTCCACGGCGGGTGCCGTCACCACGCTCGCTGGCGGGCAGAAGGCGTCGACGTTCACCTGGCCCACCGGCGTCGCGGTAGATCCGTCTGGAAACGTCATCGTGATGGACTTCGGCGCCCACAAGGTACTAAAGGTAACGCAGGCCGGCGCGGTTACGACGGTGGCAGGCACCGGTAGCGCGGGCTCGGCAGATGGTGCAGGCAGCGTGGCGACGTTTGGGTCTACGGGCCCGTACGATCCGCTTCACGCAGCGATCCAGTACGGCCCGGCGGGCATCGTCGTCGACAAGCTCGGCTACATGTTTGTTGTTGATCGGGGCAACAACGAGATCCGCATGATTACGCCTGCGGGTGTGGTGTCAACGCTCGCCGGTCAGCCGGGTCAAACGTGGGGTACGGCCAACGGCCCCGGCTCGGCCGCCCTATTCGATACCCCAGCGCATATTGCCATGGATGCCAACGCCAACCTCTATGTCACCGAGGACGGAAACAGTGATGTGCGCATGCTCACGCCGGTACAAGCACACTAAATGCGGTTCTTAAACGTCCAGCGAAGCTGACTGTTCTTGCGCTCGACTGTTGTGCCCCTGGCCAGCCGAATGCATGGTGCCATGCGTGCGCTCGCACACCGACGCGCGCACCACGCGCGCAGGCTTGCTCATGAAATTCGCCTTTAACGCATGCTGGAAATGCCTCCACGCCCAATCCTGCCCAACAGCACGCATCGCGGTACCACCAACAGGAGACCAGGATAAACAATGCGGATCATGTCCCCGTGTTGACAGGGAAGGCGCGGTTTCTGGAAGGGCGAATCGACTGATCGCTCCAACAGTTTCGATGAGTCGCGGACCTGGTATCGTCGCCGGTCCGTTGCCTTCAATATCCTGGTGTCCGATATGTGCGCAACTTCTGCCGCTGTGACGTCGGGCGCTGGATGACGGAAACGGGTCGGCATCCGCCGGATGACCCGCTGTTGCCAAAAACGCCCGATTTCCGCTCCGCAGCGTGTATGGCGAACGTCAACCGCTGAATCCGAATACCCCGTAAAACCTGCTGCATGCCCCTACCGCAGCCTTCTGTTTCTTTGGGCCGCCGCGCCAGCGCCAGGCTATTCCGGACTGGACAGATCCCTTCACGGGGGGACGCAAACCGGGCCAGTATCTCGCGCAGCGACGCCGGCCGCATGTGCGCTCCCACC harbors:
- a CDS encoding beta-propeller domain-containing protein, coding for MPEPGLPQIKRGITYSLSYLAGAALVAALLAACGGGGSGGPSGATSQSASTAANDPPDSWASAQAQVSNFGGPATVVQPSVVATNSVCSTQGTCVPGGIRLDENCSAQAVVCGPAGIAVDASGNVYVAGGNTIYRFTPAGAMSVFAGGGSAGYADGQGASALFDAPQGMAFDATGNLLVADSGNNVIRKITPGGTVSTVAGSSVEGSADGTGTAASFSEPVDVAVDASGNIFVADGGNSAIRKISTAGAVTTLAGGQKASTFTWPTGVAVDPSGNVIVMDFGAHKVLKVTQAGAVTTVAGTGSAGSADGAGSVATFGSTGPYDPLHAAIQYGPAGIVVDKLGYMFVVDRGNNEIRMITPAGVVSTLAGQPGQTWGTANGPGSAALFDTPAHIAMDANANLYVTEDGNSDVRMLTPVQAH